In a genomic window of Glycine max cultivar Williams 82 chromosome 13, Glycine_max_v4.0, whole genome shotgun sequence:
- the LOC102664144 gene encoding uncharacterized protein gives MDTISVASATNVSAQVNNIPMLNETNFKVWKEAVEIVLGCMDFDLALRTERSTSTPEASNEVKIEKWDRFNRMCSMIMKHSIPEAFRGFNSEDENAKKFIDEIE, from the coding sequence atggaTACAATTTCTGTTGCTAGTGCTACAAATGTATCTGCTCAAGTGAACAATATCCCTATGCTGAATGAGACAAATTTTAAGGTCTGGAAGGAAGCCGTAGAAATTGTTCTTGGCTGTATGGATTTTGATTTGGCACTGAGAACAGAACGATCCACTTCCACTCCGGAAGCCTCCAATGaggtaaaaattgagaaatggGATCGTTTCAATCGAATGTGCAGTATGATCATGAAGCACTCTATTCCAGAAGCGTTTCGAGGCTTTAATTCTGAGGATGAAAATGCAAAGAAATTTATTGATGAAATTGAATAG